One part of the Streptomyces nigra genome encodes these proteins:
- a CDS encoding MerR family transcriptional regulator, with amino-acid sequence MRSSGGGTAGGAPERGLGASGPYPLHGSAVQGGAADHAQRPTAVPSSGGGAASMASEEIGYRGPTACAAAGITYRQLDYWARTGLVEPSVRPAYGSGTQRLYSFRDVVVLKIVKRFLDTGVSLQNIRTAVQHLREQGFHDLERLTLMSDGATVYECTSPDEVHALLQGGQGIFGIAVGVVWRDVESALSQLHGERIDTGETLVGHNPADELARRRNRAV; translated from the coding sequence GTGAGAAGCAGCGGCGGCGGTACGGCTGGGGGTGCACCCGAGCGCGGCCTCGGGGCGAGCGGCCCGTACCCGCTTCACGGCAGCGCTGTCCAGGGCGGTGCGGCCGATCACGCGCAGCGACCGACGGCCGTGCCGAGCAGCGGCGGAGGGGCGGCGTCCATGGCATCCGAGGAGATCGGGTACCGGGGTCCGACGGCCTGTGCGGCCGCCGGGATCACGTACCGGCAACTGGACTACTGGGCCCGCACCGGTCTCGTCGAACCGAGTGTGCGGCCCGCGTACGGATCGGGGACGCAGCGTCTCTACAGCTTCCGGGACGTCGTCGTCCTCAAGATCGTGAAGCGTTTCCTCGACACCGGTGTGTCCCTGCAGAACATCCGGACCGCCGTCCAGCATCTGCGCGAGCAGGGCTTCCACGACCTCGAGCGGCTGACGCTGATGAGCGACGGCGCGACGGTGTACGAGTGCACCTCGCCGGACGAGGTCCACGCGCTGCTCCAGGGCGGCCAGGGGATCTTCGGGATCGCCGTGGGCGTGGTGTGGCGGGACGTCGAGAGCGCGTTGTCGCAGCTGCACGGGGAGCGGATCGACACCGGCGAGACGCTGGTCGGGCACAACCCGGCCGACGAGCTGGCGCGGCGGCGCAATCGCGCGGTCTGA
- a CDS encoding DUF881 domain-containing protein — translation MCGMPQPPVRSTPTRPPRPDASMSLLTNVMDHSLDDGYAEAAARKQAAGEGGLPKTLRAKLGLAVGLVLAALVVTVGAAQARVAAPVVAKEREELVDRVEKETQAADELEETVDKLRADVNARQREALKSGGHGEQADLVSVLSGAVEVRGPGVKLVVDDAKEAGSPAGGDARGASGFSDTGRVRDRDMQRVVNGLWESGAEAVSINGQRLTALSAIRAAGDAILVDNRPLVPPYTVLAVGDGERLSRAFQDSADGLYLNALQENFGIRTNISAQEDLRLPAAPSVIVRTAQPAQPNTETTEKGTS, via the coding sequence ATGTGCGGCATGCCGCAGCCCCCCGTTCGGAGCACACCCACGCGCCCGCCGCGTCCGGACGCGTCCATGTCGCTGCTCACCAACGTCATGGACCACAGTCTCGACGACGGCTACGCGGAGGCCGCCGCCCGTAAGCAGGCCGCCGGCGAGGGCGGGCTTCCCAAGACGCTGCGGGCCAAGCTGGGGCTCGCGGTCGGCCTGGTGCTCGCGGCGCTCGTGGTGACCGTGGGAGCGGCGCAGGCGCGCGTGGCGGCGCCCGTCGTGGCCAAGGAGCGCGAGGAGCTCGTCGACCGCGTCGAGAAGGAGACTCAGGCGGCGGACGAGCTCGAGGAGACGGTCGACAAGCTGCGGGCCGATGTGAACGCGCGGCAGCGCGAGGCGCTGAAGTCGGGCGGGCACGGCGAGCAGGCCGACCTCGTCAGCGTCCTGTCCGGCGCCGTCGAGGTGCGCGGACCGGGCGTGAAGCTGGTCGTGGACGACGCCAAGGAGGCGGGTTCCCCCGCCGGCGGTGACGCGCGCGGGGCGTCCGGCTTCTCCGACACCGGGCGGGTCCGCGACCGCGACATGCAGCGCGTCGTCAACGGGCTGTGGGAGTCGGGCGCGGAGGCCGTCTCGATCAACGGGCAGCGGCTGACGGCCCTGTCCGCGATCAGGGCCGCGGGCGACGCGATACTGGTCGACAACAGGCCGCTGGTACCGCCGTACACGGTGCTCGCGGTGGGGGACGGGGAGCGGCTGAGCCGCGCTTTCCAGGACAGCGCCGACGGCCTGTACCTGAACGCCCTGCAGGAGAACTTCGGGATCAGGACCAACATCTCCGCGCAGGAGGATCTCCGGCTGCCCGCGGCGCCGAGTGTGATCGTCCGTACCGCACAACCGGCACAACCGAACACCGAGACAACTGAGAAGGGCACATCGTGA
- a CDS encoding FHA domain-containing protein has protein sequence MSALVCTRCGNRNAENSRFCSNCGAPLRAGAAPERPSETTSTISISGIEAYDAETTGQTQIPALSPEAQAAVDALPVGSALLVVRRGPNSGSRFLLDGDLTTAGRHPQSDIFLDDVTVSRRHVEFRRAQDGSFTVADVGSLNGTYVNRERIDQVALNNGDEVQIGKYRLVFYASQQGY, from the coding sequence ATGTCGGCCCTGGTGTGTACGAGGTGCGGTAACCGCAACGCGGAGAACAGCCGCTTCTGCTCCAACTGCGGCGCGCCGCTGCGTGCCGGCGCGGCGCCCGAGCGCCCGTCCGAGACGACGTCGACGATCTCCATCTCGGGCATCGAGGCCTATGACGCCGAGACCACGGGACAGACGCAGATCCCCGCGCTCTCCCCGGAGGCCCAGGCCGCCGTCGACGCGCTGCCGGTGGGCTCCGCGCTCCTGGTCGTGCGTCGTGGACCGAACTCGGGCAGCCGCTTCCTGCTGGACGGCGATCTGACCACCGCCGGGCGGCACCCGCAGAGTGACATCTTCCTGGACGACGTGACGGTCTCGCGTCGGCACGTGGAATTCCGCCGCGCCCAGGACGGCTCGTTCACGGTGGCCGACGTCGGCAGCCTGAACGGCACGTACGTCAACCGCGAGCGGATCGACCAGGTCGCTCTGAACAACGGCGACGAGGTGCAGATCGGCAAGTACCGGCTGGTCTTCTACGCGAGCCAGCAAGGCTACTGA
- the kdpF gene encoding K(+)-transporting ATPase subunit F produces MTAENIVGLVVAVALLGYLVLALIFPERF; encoded by the coding sequence GTGACCGCCGAGAACATCGTCGGCCTCGTCGTGGCCGTCGCCCTGCTGGGCTATCTCGTCCTCGCCCTGATCTTCCCGGAGAGGTTCTGA
- a CDS encoding PRC-barrel domain-containing protein — protein sequence MQTDIDPRNLIGRKAFDRNGTKIGTIDEVYLDDATGVPEWAAIRTGLFSRDAFVPLEPSELVEGALHVPFDRALIKDAPDFGVGRHLSPEQELQLYHHYGLDVAPPGPPPPDIDFGTLAPRTPELPRTPHPHT from the coding sequence GTGCAGACCGACATCGATCCGCGCAACCTGATCGGCCGCAAGGCCTTCGACCGCAACGGCACCAAGATCGGCACCATCGACGAGGTGTACCTGGACGACGCGACCGGCGTACCGGAGTGGGCGGCGATACGCACCGGCCTCTTCTCCCGCGACGCCTTCGTCCCCCTGGAGCCCAGCGAACTGGTGGAGGGCGCCCTGCACGTCCCCTTCGACCGGGCCCTGATCAAGGACGCCCCCGACTTCGGCGTGGGCCGCCACCTCTCCCCCGAGCAGGAACTCCAGCTCTACCACCACTACGGCCTCGACGTGGCCCCGCCGGGCCCCCCACCCCCCGACATCGACTTCGGCACCCTGGCCCCTCGAACCCCCGAACTCCCCCGAACCCCCCACCCCCACACCTGA
- a CDS encoding MerR family transcriptional regulator, whose protein sequence is MLKTPGGGAGHGAAATDGRPMSIGTVLTVLREEFPDVTISKIRFLESEGLVEPRRTPSGYRKFGPQDVERLRHVLRMQRDHYLPLKVIREHLDAMERGEAAALPALCRQRDGDGILEPVGEPTAARIGRAQLLAAAGIEERELAEWESYGLITQLPDGAYDAEAVTVATLVAELGRFGIEPRHLRVMKAAADREAGLVDQVVAPLKRHRNPQTRAHAEARAKELAGLTVRLHAALMQTALGVRLP, encoded by the coding sequence ATGCTGAAAACACCGGGCGGCGGTGCCGGGCACGGCGCCGCCGCGACGGACGGTCGGCCGATGAGCATCGGCACGGTGCTGACCGTGCTGCGCGAGGAGTTCCCTGACGTCACGATCTCCAAGATCCGTTTCCTGGAGTCGGAAGGGCTGGTCGAGCCGCGGCGCACACCGTCGGGTTATCGCAAGTTCGGCCCGCAGGACGTCGAGCGGCTGCGCCATGTCCTGCGGATGCAGCGCGACCACTATCTGCCCCTCAAGGTGATCCGCGAGCACCTGGACGCCATGGAGCGCGGCGAGGCCGCGGCCCTGCCCGCCCTGTGCCGGCAGCGGGACGGCGACGGGATCCTGGAACCGGTCGGGGAGCCCACCGCCGCCCGCATCGGGCGGGCGCAGCTGCTCGCCGCGGCCGGGATCGAGGAGCGGGAACTCGCCGAGTGGGAGTCGTACGGGCTGATCACCCAGCTGCCGGACGGCGCCTACGACGCGGAGGCGGTGACCGTGGCCACGCTCGTGGCGGAGCTGGGGCGCTTCGGCATCGAGCCGCGGCATCTGCGGGTGATGAAGGCCGCCGCGGACCGGGAGGCCGGCCTCGTGGATCAGGTCGTGGCACCGCTGAAGCGGCATCGCAACCCGCAGACCAGGGCTCATGCCGAGGCCAGGGCCAAGGAGCTGGCGGGGCTCACCGTCCGGCTGCACGCCGCGCTGATGCAGACGGCGCTCGGGGTGCGGCTGCCCTGA
- the gcvP gene encoding aminomethyl-transferring glycine dehydrogenase, translated as MTAHRIPLSELEQGIPFEQRHIGPDSEARAKMLAHVGYGSLDELTAAAVPDVIKNADALDLPGARTEAEVLAELRSLADRNQVLDSMVGLGYYGTFTPPVILRNVMENPAWYTAYTPYQPEISQGRLEALLNFQTMVADLTGLPTSGASLLDEGTAAAEAMALSLRMGKNKKGLFLIDADALPQTIAVIQTRAEPTGMEVVVADLSEGIPAEVAEREINGVLLQYPGASGAVRDLTPVIEQAHGLGALVTVAADLLALTLLKSPGELGADIAVGTTQRFGVPMGFGGPHAGYMAVREKFARSLPGRLVGVSVDADGNKAYRLALQTREQHIRREKATSNICTAQVLLAVMAGMYAVYHGPDGLKGIAARTHRYATILAAGLSAGGVEVLHGSFFDTVTARVPGKAADIVAAARDHGVNLRLVDADHVSVACDETTTRAQVSAVWKAFGVEGRIDALDASAGEGLPGALLRGDEYLTHPVFHQHRSETAMLRYLRRLADRDYALDRGMIPLGSCTMKLNATTEMEPVTWPEFGQLHPFAPAEQAEGYLTLIRELEERLAEVTGYDKVSLQPNAGSQGELAGLLAVRGYHRANGDEQRTVCLIPSSAHGTNAASAVMAGMKVVVVKTAEDGEIDVEDLRAKIEKHRDELAVLMITYPSTHGVFEEHVADICAQVHEAGGQVYVDGANLNALVGLAKPGHFGGDVSHLNLHKTFCIPHGGGGPGVGPVGVRAHLAPYLPNHPLQPAAGPETGVGPISAAPWGSAGILPISWAYVRLMGGEGLKRATQVAVLSANYIAKRLEPHYPVLYTGPGGLVAHECIIDLRPLTKATGVSVDDVAKRLIDYGFHAPTMSFPVAGTLMIEPTESEDLTELDRFCDAMIAIRAEIEKVGSGEWPAEDNPLRNAPHTAGALGGAWEHAYSREEAVFPAGVSAADKYWPPVRRIDQAFGDRNLVCSCPPMDAYEG; from the coding sequence ATGACCGCCCATCGCATTCCGCTCTCCGAGCTCGAGCAAGGGATTCCCTTCGAGCAGCGTCACATCGGTCCCGATTCCGAGGCGCGGGCCAAGATGCTCGCCCATGTCGGGTACGGCTCGCTCGACGAGCTGACCGCTGCCGCGGTCCCGGACGTGATCAAGAACGCCGACGCCCTCGACCTGCCCGGTGCCCGCACCGAGGCCGAGGTGCTGGCCGAGCTGCGCTCGCTCGCCGACCGGAACCAGGTCCTGGACTCGATGGTCGGGCTCGGCTACTACGGGACGTTCACCCCGCCGGTCATCCTGCGCAACGTCATGGAGAACCCGGCCTGGTACACGGCGTACACGCCGTACCAGCCCGAGATCTCCCAGGGCCGGCTCGAGGCCCTGCTGAACTTCCAGACGATGGTCGCCGACCTCACCGGGCTGCCGACGTCCGGCGCCTCCCTGCTCGACGAGGGCACCGCGGCCGCCGAGGCCATGGCCCTGTCGCTGCGCATGGGCAAGAACAAGAAGGGCCTCTTCCTAATCGACGCGGACGCCCTTCCGCAGACCATCGCCGTGATCCAGACCCGCGCCGAGCCCACCGGCATGGAGGTCGTGGTCGCCGACCTCAGCGAGGGCATCCCCGCCGAGGTCGCCGAGCGCGAGATCAACGGCGTGCTCCTGCAGTACCCGGGCGCCTCCGGGGCCGTACGGGACCTCACGCCCGTCATCGAGCAGGCCCATGGGCTGGGCGCCCTGGTGACCGTCGCCGCGGACCTGCTGGCGCTCACGCTGCTGAAGTCGCCCGGCGAGCTCGGCGCGGACATCGCGGTCGGCACCACGCAGCGGTTCGGTGTCCCGATGGGCTTCGGCGGGCCGCACGCCGGTTACATGGCGGTCCGCGAGAAGTTCGCGCGCAGCCTGCCCGGCCGCCTCGTCGGTGTGTCCGTCGACGCCGACGGCAACAAGGCGTACCGCCTCGCGCTGCAGACCCGTGAGCAGCACATCCGCCGTGAGAAGGCCACCAGCAACATCTGTACCGCCCAGGTGCTGCTCGCCGTGATGGCCGGCATGTACGCCGTCTACCACGGCCCGGACGGCCTGAAGGGCATCGCCGCCCGCACCCACCGCTACGCCACGATCCTCGCCGCGGGCCTGTCGGCCGGCGGGGTCGAGGTCCTGCACGGCTCGTTCTTCGACACCGTGACCGCCCGGGTGCCCGGCAAGGCCGCCGACATCGTCGCCGCCGCCCGGGACCACGGGGTGAACCTGCGCCTCGTCGACGCCGACCACGTGTCGGTCGCCTGCGACGAGACCACCACCCGCGCCCAGGTCTCCGCCGTGTGGAAGGCGTTCGGCGTCGAGGGCCGGATCGACGCGCTGGACGCGTCGGCCGGCGAGGGGCTGCCCGGCGCGCTGCTGCGCGGCGACGAGTATCTGACGCACCCCGTCTTCCACCAGCACCGCTCCGAGACCGCGATGCTGCGCTACCTGCGCCGGCTCGCCGACCGGGACTACGCGCTGGACCGCGGCATGATCCCGCTGGGCTCCTGCACGATGAAGCTCAACGCGACGACCGAGATGGAGCCGGTCACCTGGCCCGAGTTCGGCCAGCTGCACCCGTTCGCGCCCGCCGAGCAGGCGGAGGGCTACCTCACGCTCATCCGTGAGCTGGAGGAGCGTCTCGCCGAGGTCACCGGCTACGACAAGGTCTCGCTCCAGCCGAACGCCGGTTCACAGGGCGAGCTGGCCGGTCTGCTCGCCGTACGCGGCTACCACCGGGCCAACGGCGACGAGCAGCGCACCGTCTGTCTGATCCCGTCCTCCGCACACGGCACGAACGCCGCCAGCGCCGTGATGGCCGGTATGAAGGTCGTCGTCGTCAAGACCGCCGAGGACGGCGAGATCGACGTCGAGGACCTGCGGGCGAAGATCGAGAAGCACCGTGACGAGCTCGCCGTGCTGATGATCACCTACCCGTCCACGCACGGGGTGTTCGAGGAGCACGTCGCCGACATCTGCGCGCAGGTGCACGAGGCCGGCGGCCAGGTGTACGTCGACGGCGCCAACCTCAACGCGCTGGTGGGGCTGGCCAAGCCCGGCCACTTCGGCGGCGACGTCTCGCACCTGAACCTGCACAAGACCTTCTGCATCCCGCACGGCGGCGGTGGCCCGGGCGTCGGCCCGGTCGGTGTGCGCGCCCACCTGGCGCCGTACCTGCCGAACCACCCGCTGCAGCCCGCGGCCGGTCCCGAGACGGGCGTCGGCCCGATCTCGGCCGCGCCCTGGGGCTCCGCGGGCATCCTGCCCATCTCCTGGGCGTACGTCCGTCTCATGGGCGGCGAGGGACTGAAGCGGGCCACGCAGGTGGCCGTGCTCAGCGCCAACTACATCGCCAAGCGGCTCGAGCCGCACTACCCGGTGCTCTACACCGGTCCGGGCGGCCTCGTCGCGCACGAGTGCATCATCGACCTGCGGCCGCTGACCAAGGCCACCGGCGTCAGCGTGGACGACGTGGCCAAGCGCCTCATCGACTACGGCTTCCACGCGCCGACGATGTCCTTCCCGGTGGCCGGCACGCTGATGATCGAGCCGACCGAGTCCGAGGACCTGACCGAGCTCGATCGGTTCTGCGACGCGATGATCGCCATCCGCGCCGAGATCGAGAAGGTCGGCTCGGGCGAGTGGCCCGCCGAGGACAACCCGCTGCGCAACGCCCCGCACACCGCCGGTGCGCTCGGCGGCGCGTGGGAGCACGCGTACAGCCGCGAGGAGGCCGTCTTCCCGGCCGGGGTGTCCGCCGCCGACAAGTACTGGCCGCCGGTGCGCCGCATCGACCAGGCCTTCGGCGACCGGAACCTGGTGTGCTCCTGCCCGCCCATGGACGCGTACGAGGGCTGA
- the kdpA gene encoding potassium-transporting ATPase subunit KdpA has translation MGPVLAGVLQLLALTAALALAHRPLGTYMARVYSADRHWRAEKWIYRCIGADPDRQMRWTAYLRGVLAFSAVGVLLLYLLQRLQGVLPGSLGFASIDPDQAFNTAVSFVTNTNWQSYYGEQAMGHVVQTAGLAVQNFVSAAVGMAVAVALVRGFARSRTGELGNFWADLVRGVVRVLLPLAAVAALVLVACGVLQNFSGIHEVGQFLGGPRQWNGGAVASQEAIKELGTNGGGYFNANSAHPFENPTPFSNLFEIFLILLIPFALTRTFGVMVGSVRQGYAILGTMAALWLGFTALMMWTEFSHHGPAFDLAGGAYEGKEVRFGVGGSSIFAVATTLTSTGAVDSFHSSFTGLGGGITLLGMMLGEIAPGGVGSGLYGMLIMAIIAVFLAGLMVGRTPEYLGRKIGSREIKAAACYLLVTPALVLVFTALAMALPTPAHSMTNSGAHGFSEILYAYTSAANNNGSAFAGLNADTPWFNTTLGLCMLFGRFLPMVFVLALAGSLAGQRPVPVTSGTLRTDKPLYAGLLVGTIVVVTGLTYFPALALGPLAEGLAS, from the coding sequence ATGGGTCCCGTCCTCGCCGGCGTCCTCCAACTGCTGGCCCTCACCGCAGCCCTGGCGCTCGCCCACAGACCGCTCGGCACCTACATGGCCCGGGTGTACTCCGCGGACCGGCACTGGCGTGCCGAGAAGTGGATCTACCGGTGCATCGGTGCCGACCCCGACCGGCAGATGCGCTGGACCGCGTATCTGCGCGGTGTCCTCGCCTTCTCCGCCGTCGGCGTCCTCCTCCTGTACCTGCTCCAGCGGCTGCAGGGCGTACTGCCCGGGTCGCTCGGGTTCGCCTCCATCGACCCGGACCAGGCGTTCAACACGGCCGTCTCCTTCGTGACCAACACCAACTGGCAGTCGTACTACGGCGAGCAGGCCATGGGCCATGTCGTGCAGACCGCCGGGCTGGCCGTGCAGAACTTCGTCTCCGCCGCCGTCGGCATGGCCGTCGCCGTGGCGCTGGTGCGCGGGTTCGCGCGCTCGCGCACCGGTGAACTCGGCAACTTCTGGGCCGACCTGGTGCGCGGTGTCGTCCGCGTCCTTCTCCCCCTCGCCGCCGTCGCCGCGCTCGTGCTCGTCGCCTGCGGGGTGCTCCAGAACTTCTCCGGCATCCACGAGGTCGGCCAGTTCCTGGGCGGCCCCCGGCAGTGGAACGGCGGCGCGGTGGCCTCGCAGGAGGCCATCAAGGAGCTCGGCACGAACGGCGGCGGCTACTTCAACGCCAACTCCGCGCATCCCTTCGAGAATCCGACGCCGTTCTCGAACCTCTTCGAGATCTTCCTGATCCTCCTCATCCCGTTCGCGCTGACCCGGACCTTCGGCGTCATGGTCGGCTCGGTGCGGCAGGGGTACGCGATCCTCGGCACGATGGCCGCCCTCTGGCTGGGTTTCACCGCCCTGATGATGTGGACCGAGTTCAGCCACCACGGCCCGGCGTTCGACCTCGCGGGCGGGGCCTACGAGGGCAAGGAGGTGCGCTTCGGCGTCGGCGGCTCGTCGATCTTCGCCGTGGCGACCACCCTGACCTCGACCGGTGCCGTCGACTCCTTCCACTCCTCGTTCACCGGCCTCGGCGGCGGCATCACCCTGCTGGGCATGATGCTGGGCGAGATAGCGCCCGGCGGCGTGGGCTCCGGTCTCTACGGCATGCTGATCATGGCGATCATCGCGGTGTTCCTCGCCGGACTGATGGTCGGCCGCACGCCCGAGTACCTGGGGCGGAAGATCGGCTCCCGGGAGATCAAGGCGGCCGCCTGCTACCTCCTCGTCACCCCGGCGCTGGTCCTCGTCTTCACCGCGCTCGCGATGGCGCTGCCGACCCCGGCGCACTCCATGACCAACAGCGGGGCGCACGGCTTCTCCGAGATCCTGTACGCCTACACGTCCGCCGCCAACAACAACGGCTCGGCCTTCGCCGGGCTGAACGCGGACACGCCGTGGTTCAACACCACGCTCGGCCTGTGCATGCTGTTCGGCCGTTTCCTGCCGATGGTGTTCGTCCTGGCCCTGGCCGGCTCGCTCGCCGGACAGCGGCCCGTCCCGGTCACCTCGGGCACCCTGCGCACCGACAAACCCCTGTACGCCGGTCTGCTCGTCGGCACGATCGTCGTCGTCACCGGTCTGACCTACTTCCCGGCCCTCGCGCTCGGACCGCTCGCCGAGGGGCTGGCGTCATGA
- a CDS encoding small basic family protein translates to MIAVLGLVVGVVAGLLVRPEVPAVVEPYLPIAVVAALDAVFGGLRAMLDGIFDDKVFVVSFLSNVVVAALIVFLGDKLGVGAQLSTGVVVVLGIRIFSNAAAIRRHVFRA, encoded by the coding sequence GTGATCGCCGTACTGGGCCTCGTCGTGGGCGTCGTGGCCGGCCTGTTGGTCCGGCCCGAGGTTCCGGCGGTCGTCGAGCCGTATCTGCCGATCGCCGTCGTGGCGGCTCTCGACGCCGTCTTCGGCGGTCTGCGGGCCATGCTCGACGGCATCTTCGACGACAAGGTCTTCGTCGTGTCGTTCCTGTCGAACGTCGTCGTGGCCGCGTTGATCGTGTTCCTGGGCGACAAGTTGGGTGTGGGCGCGCAGCTGTCCACCGGTGTCGTCGTGGTGCTCGGCATCCGGATCTTCTCCAACGCCGCGGCGATCCGCCGGCACGTCTTCCGGGCGTGA
- a CDS encoding bifunctional nuclease family protein, whose protein sequence is MNELDVVGVRVEMPSNQPIVLLREVGGDRYLPIWIGPGEATAIAFAQQGMAPARPLTHDLFKDVLEAVGQELTEVRITDLREGVFYAELVFASGVEVSARPSDAIALALRTGTPIYGSDGVLDDAGIAIPDEQEDEVEKFREFLDQISPEDFGTSSQ, encoded by the coding sequence GTGAACGAGCTCGATGTCGTAGGTGTCCGGGTCGAAATGCCCTCCAACCAACCGATCGTGCTCCTGCGCGAAGTGGGAGGCGATCGCTACCTCCCCATCTGGATCGGGCCCGGGGAGGCGACGGCGATCGCCTTCGCCCAGCAGGGAATGGCCCCCGCACGACCGCTGACCCACGACCTGTTCAAGGACGTGCTCGAGGCCGTCGGCCAGGAGCTCACCGAAGTGCGCATCACCGATCTGCGGGAAGGTGTGTTCTACGCCGAGCTGGTGTTCGCCAGCGGTGTCGAGGTGAGCGCCCGTCCCTCCGATGCCATAGCGCTGGCCCTGCGCACCGGAACGCCGATCTACGGCAGTGACGGCGTGCTCGACGACGCGGGTATCGCGATCCCGGACGAGCAGGAGGACGAGGTGGAGAAGTTCCGCGAGTTCCTCGACCAGATCTCGCCGGAGGACTTCGGTACCAGCAGTCAGTGA
- a CDS encoding DUF881 domain-containing protein: protein MSNEDATRENRLREELPEEVRPDADEAPEAPQTAEEDGGRSAELTGRQRLVKGLWPPRVSRAQLIVAVLLFGLGFGLAVQVASNSDGDSALRGARQEDLVRILDELDDRTQRLEDEKQGLEKQRDELENSSDQAEEARRQTVEKERQLGILAGTVAAEGPGIRITIDDTKGTVEADMLLDAIQELRAAGAEAMQVNGVRIVAGTYLSDAGNAVSVDGNKINAPYRFKVIGKPQDLEPALNIPGGVVQTLEKEQAVVTIERSDKIVVDALRAAKRPDYARSSSR from the coding sequence ATGAGCAACGAGGACGCGACCCGCGAGAACCGGCTGCGCGAGGAGCTGCCCGAAGAGGTGCGCCCCGACGCCGACGAGGCCCCTGAGGCCCCTCAGACGGCCGAGGAGGACGGCGGGCGGTCCGCCGAGCTGACCGGCCGGCAGCGGCTGGTGAAGGGCCTGTGGCCGCCGCGCGTGAGCCGGGCCCAACTGATCGTGGCGGTGCTGCTGTTCGGCCTCGGCTTCGGTCTCGCCGTGCAGGTCGCGTCGAACAGCGACGGCGACAGCGCCCTGCGCGGGGCACGCCAGGAAGATCTTGTTCGCATCCTCGATGAACTCGACGACCGAACTCAGCGTCTTGAGGACGAGAAGCAAGGTCTCGAGAAGCAGCGCGACGAACTGGAGAACAGTTCCGACCAGGCCGAGGAGGCCCGCAGGCAGACGGTCGAGAAGGAGAGGCAACTCGGCATTCTGGCGGGCACCGTGGCTGCCGAGGGACCCGGCATCAGGATCACCATCGACGACACGAAGGGGACGGTCGAGGCGGACATGCTGCTCGACGCGATCCAGGAGCTGCGCGCGGCCGGGGCGGAGGCGATGCAGGTGAACGGTGTCCGCATCGTCGCCGGCACCTATCTGTCCGACGCGGGCAACGCCGTGAGTGTCGACGGGAACAAGATCAACGCCCCGTATCGTTTCAAGGTCATCGGCAAGCCGCAGGACCTGGAGCCGGCGCTCAACATCCCTGGAGGCGTGGTCCAGACACTCGAGAAGGAGCAGGCCGTCGTGACCATCGAGCGGTCTGACAAGATCGTTGTGGACGCCTTGCGAGCGGCGAAGCGGCCTGACTACGCTCGGTCGTCCTCCCGGTGA